In Terriglobus sp. TAA 43, a single window of DNA contains:
- a CDS encoding ABC transporter permease — MGWLSQLFSRRRRYNDLSVSVQEHLEEKIDELMEEGVSRKDAEHAARRQFGNVLLTEQRGREAWQWQSVELFFADIRYAARQLWKSRGITVVAVLMLALGIGAATAVFSVAYGVLVNPFPYRDVKELATPRLCSPEDSRCFWDDYTPSEFLEIQQKTNIFQGVTASTVGNVTLTGDGEAQQIRGNYITANTFDVLGVQPMLGRSPNDADVSANHEEVAVLSNRYWLSHFGGSQSVVGKVITVDGHARTVVGVMPPRFLWRGADVYLPVAITPVQEIQGHSRLTLVGRVRPGVTDVQAAGELQPLFNDFVKQDPHRHPKNLRIGGLMPFAEMFQSGLAGTLYLLLGAVLVLLLIACVNVSSLLLARAVRREHEFVLRAAIGASRLRLFRQVIVESLLLMAISVPMAILFAYGGLNAMLHLVPEGTIPDEALIALNVPVLLVSIGMAVFSVLVFGVSPAWHSANPRLAAALTSVRSTGSHAHRRLLNGFVVAEIALSLALMTVAGLMMRSMISVEKVPVLFQPEHTLMMRVPLSPQRYPKDEDKIRFFSEMQKQIQNVPGVKAVTLDAELPFLWGYGSRIQLGSRPFQRNDYSNLHMVTPEYLAMSGLRMMEGHFIDEREISVHAHDAVVTQDFVTHYFPAGNAVGQTFKMVDASRADKELTENTFTIVGIIQNLPIHPGYRQNFPHMFIPYTVAPVMDTLVIATNLPAESLLQPVRKVVAAMDKDQPVTDAMALRQLLERYGYAGPRFALMLFGTFAASALLLCLIGIYGVFSFATSRRTQEIGVRMALGADRGDVIWMVLRQACGLAALGIAVGLPLAFVAAGFAKSQLFQTSQYDPVTFALVMCTLPLLAVVGTWLPARRAAAVDPMVALRTE, encoded by the coding sequence ATGGGATGGCTCAGTCAGCTCTTTTCGCGTCGTCGCCGTTATAACGATCTTTCTGTTTCCGTGCAGGAGCACCTGGAAGAGAAGATTGACGAACTAATGGAAGAAGGCGTGTCGCGCAAAGATGCGGAACACGCCGCGCGCAGGCAATTTGGCAACGTGTTGTTGACGGAACAGCGTGGCCGCGAAGCGTGGCAATGGCAGAGCGTTGAGTTGTTCTTCGCGGATATTCGTTATGCTGCACGACAGCTTTGGAAGTCACGCGGCATTACGGTCGTTGCCGTTCTGATGCTTGCGCTCGGCATCGGGGCTGCCACTGCAGTATTCAGCGTGGCCTACGGCGTGTTGGTCAATCCATTTCCGTATCGCGATGTGAAAGAACTGGCGACACCAAGACTGTGTTCCCCTGAAGACTCGCGTTGTTTCTGGGACGACTACACTCCCTCAGAGTTTCTTGAGATTCAGCAGAAGACCAACATCTTTCAGGGCGTGACTGCCTCCACTGTAGGTAACGTAACGCTGACAGGCGACGGCGAAGCCCAGCAGATCCGTGGCAACTACATCACGGCGAATACGTTTGATGTGCTGGGCGTGCAGCCCATGTTGGGGCGCTCTCCGAACGATGCAGATGTTTCTGCGAACCATGAAGAAGTGGCGGTTCTGAGCAACCGCTACTGGCTCTCTCACTTTGGCGGCAGCCAGTCGGTGGTGGGAAAAGTCATCACGGTGGACGGCCATGCTCGCACAGTCGTCGGCGTCATGCCGCCGCGTTTTTTATGGCGTGGTGCCGACGTTTATCTTCCCGTGGCGATTACGCCTGTGCAGGAGATTCAAGGGCATTCGCGACTCACGCTGGTAGGGCGTGTTCGCCCCGGCGTCACCGATGTGCAGGCTGCAGGCGAACTGCAACCTCTCTTCAATGATTTCGTAAAGCAAGACCCGCATCGTCATCCAAAGAATCTCCGCATCGGTGGCCTGATGCCTTTTGCCGAGATGTTTCAGTCGGGTCTTGCTGGAACCCTGTATCTGTTACTCGGAGCCGTTCTTGTTCTTCTCCTGATCGCATGCGTAAACGTATCGAGCCTGCTGCTGGCTCGCGCTGTACGCCGCGAACATGAGTTTGTACTTCGAGCAGCCATCGGCGCTTCACGCTTACGCTTGTTCCGCCAGGTCATCGTGGAATCGCTTCTCCTGATGGCGATCTCTGTTCCTATGGCGATCCTTTTCGCCTATGGCGGACTCAACGCCATGTTGCATCTGGTACCCGAAGGCACCATCCCAGATGAAGCATTGATCGCGCTGAATGTGCCAGTGCTGCTTGTTTCCATCGGTATGGCTGTGTTTTCCGTGCTGGTGTTCGGCGTTTCACCCGCATGGCACAGCGCGAATCCACGACTGGCTGCTGCGCTGACCAGCGTTCGCTCCACGGGGAGCCATGCGCATCGGCGTTTGCTGAATGGTTTTGTTGTAGCCGAGATTGCGCTTTCGCTTGCGTTGATGACAGTCGCCGGTCTGATGATGCGATCGATGATCTCCGTGGAGAAAGTACCGGTTCTCTTCCAGCCGGAACATACGCTGATGATGCGTGTACCGCTGTCTCCACAACGCTATCCCAAGGATGAAGACAAGATTCGCTTCTTCAGCGAGATGCAGAAACAGATACAGAATGTGCCCGGTGTGAAGGCCGTCACGTTGGATGCAGAGTTGCCATTTCTATGGGGCTATGGAAGCCGTATTCAGCTCGGTAGCAGGCCATTTCAGCGGAACGATTACAGCAATCTCCACATGGTCACTCCCGAGTACCTCGCAATGTCTGGTCTACGCATGATGGAAGGTCACTTCATTGACGAACGCGAGATCTCAGTGCACGCGCACGATGCCGTGGTGACACAGGATTTTGTTACGCACTACTTTCCGGCGGGGAATGCTGTTGGTCAGACATTCAAGATGGTCGATGCTTCTCGCGCAGACAAGGAACTTACAGAGAACACATTCACGATTGTGGGCATCATCCAAAACCTGCCCATACATCCTGGCTATCGCCAAAACTTCCCGCACATGTTTATTCCGTATACGGTTGCGCCAGTGATGGATACGTTGGTGATTGCAACGAACCTGCCTGCGGAAAGCCTTCTGCAACCCGTGCGTAAGGTGGTAGCCGCCATGGACAAGGATCAACCCGTAACGGATGCTATGGCGTTACGTCAGTTGTTGGAGCGCTACGGCTACGCTGGGCCGCGCTTCGCCTTAATGTTATTTGGAACCTTCGCGGCGTCGGCTCTGCTGCTTTGCCTCATCGGTATCTATGGTGTGTTCTCGTTCGCCACTTCGCGCAGAACGCAGGAGATTGGCGTTCGCATGGCGCTGGGAGCAGATCGCGGCGACGTGATCTGGATGGTGCTGCGTCAGGCCTGCGGTCTGGCCGCACTTGGCATCGCCGTGGGGCTGCCGTTGGCCTTTGTTGCAGCGGGCTTCGCAAAGAGCCAGTTGTTCCAGACTTCGCAGTATGACCCGGTCACGTTTGCGCTAGTTATGTGTACGCTGCCATTGCTTGCAGTGGTGGGAACGTGGCTACCTGCGCGTCGTGCTGCCGCCGTAGATCCGATGGTCGCCCTGCGTACGGAATAG
- a CDS encoding PadR family transcriptional regulator, which translates to MGKSPQHRDLFAGALELMVLHSLRIRPMHGYALVKHIQQVSDDLLQIEEGSLYPALQRMLREGWLEAEEGVSAKGRPTRIYQLTKSGMKRLEQEKSSFEKMFAGITRVLAVVKA; encoded by the coding sequence ATGGGAAAGAGTCCTCAACATCGTGACCTCTTCGCTGGTGCGTTGGAGCTGATGGTCCTGCATTCGCTGCGCATCAGGCCGATGCATGGCTACGCTCTGGTCAAACACATTCAGCAGGTTTCTGACGATCTTCTGCAGATTGAAGAAGGTTCGCTGTACCCCGCGCTGCAACGGATGCTGCGCGAAGGCTGGCTGGAAGCGGAAGAGGGAGTTTCCGCAAAGGGACGTCCCACGCGCATTTACCAACTGACAAAGTCCGGTATGAAACGGCTGGAGCAGGAGAAGTCCAGCTTCGAAAAGATGTTTGCAGGAATTACCCGCGTGCTTGCGGTGGTAAAGGCTTAG
- a CDS encoding pyridoxamine 5'-phosphate oxidase family protein, translated as MVRSTIPRQVFAWLREQTFLAIATIDGAGHLWATVVPGKPGFLQPDASGTHLWVERTMPQTVLANLKSGGNIGLLAIDLISRQRMRINGTATALPAGLHVSVQEAFFNCPKYITRRTALPSETDGERDEHEGSRLLAEHLQLLSETDVLFLATTHPERGLDVSHRGGDPGFVQLLPDGRIRIPDYTGNSLFNSLGNLLIDPRIGIAIPNLRTGTILQITGTATVAWHDRDEDDSTGGTHRFVDITPVAWHTEEGGPVSRGASELSPFNPHPHAA; from the coding sequence ATGGTGAGATCGACAATTCCACGACAGGTTTTCGCGTGGTTGAGAGAGCAAACGTTCCTTGCGATCGCAACGATAGACGGTGCTGGCCACCTGTGGGCGACGGTTGTTCCTGGTAAGCCCGGATTTCTGCAGCCGGATGCGAGCGGGACCCATCTCTGGGTCGAACGCACCATGCCACAAACTGTCCTTGCCAATCTGAAAAGCGGCGGCAACATCGGTCTGCTTGCTATCGATCTGATCAGCCGCCAGCGCATGCGCATTAACGGAACTGCCACGGCTCTGCCCGCAGGTCTCCACGTCAGCGTTCAGGAAGCGTTCTTCAATTGCCCAAAATACATCACGCGTCGCACAGCTCTACCTTCCGAAACGGACGGCGAGAGGGACGAACACGAAGGCTCGCGGCTTCTTGCCGAACACCTGCAATTGCTAAGCGAAACAGACGTGCTCTTTCTCGCGACGACTCATCCTGAACGCGGCCTGGACGTCTCCCATCGTGGAGGTGATCCCGGCTTTGTTCAACTGCTGCCCGATGGCCGCATCCGCATACCGGACTACACGGGAAATTCGCTGTTCAACAGCCTTGGCAATCTTCTGATCGATCCCAGGATCGGGATTGCGATCCCCAATCTGCGTACTGGCACGATTCTTCAAATCACTGGCACCGCCACCGTTGCCTGGCACGATCGCGATGAGGATGACAGCACAGGCGGCACACATCGCTTCGTGGACATTACACCTGTCGCTTGGCACACAGAAGAAGGTGGGCCCGTCTCACGAGGAGCTTCCGAGCTATCGCCCTTCAATCCACATCCGCATGCCGCCTAA
- a CDS encoding SDR family oxidoreductase, whose protein sequence is MSDRVALVVGASGIVGQNLASLLVEQGWQVLGLARNPLPQPGVMPIPADLQQFDSLKEALAGQKPTHVFLSTWLRQPTEVENIRVNGGMVRNLLEAVAPAGSVEHVALVTGLKHYLGPFENYGKGTLPQTPFREEQGRLPVENFYYAQEDEVFAAAQRDGFTWSVHRPHTIIGYALGNAMNMGVTLAVYASLCKEAGTPMIFPGSSAQWHGLSDMTDARILAKHLLWAATTDAAKNQDFNIVNGDVFRWSWMWERLASFFGVEAAPFTGQGIPLEEQLANSAPRWKAIAEKYGLQESDITRLVSAWHTDADLGRPIEVVADMSKSRRLGFLDFQPTDDSFFDLFTRLREDHIIP, encoded by the coding sequence ATGAGCGATCGTGTTGCGTTAGTCGTGGGTGCAAGCGGAATTGTGGGCCAGAACCTCGCTTCATTGTTGGTGGAACAGGGATGGCAGGTACTGGGATTGGCGCGCAATCCATTGCCACAGCCTGGTGTGATGCCGATCCCAGCTGACCTGCAACAATTTGACTCGCTCAAGGAGGCACTTGCGGGGCAGAAGCCGACGCACGTGTTTCTCTCCACATGGCTCCGTCAGCCCACAGAGGTGGAGAACATCCGTGTGAACGGAGGCATGGTGCGGAACTTGCTGGAGGCTGTGGCTCCGGCCGGAAGCGTGGAACACGTGGCGCTTGTAACGGGCCTGAAGCATTATCTCGGACCGTTCGAGAACTACGGCAAGGGCACGCTGCCGCAAACTCCGTTTCGTGAAGAGCAGGGCAGGCTCCCCGTAGAAAACTTCTACTACGCGCAGGAAGACGAGGTGTTTGCTGCTGCACAACGCGACGGCTTTACGTGGTCCGTGCATCGCCCTCACACCATCATTGGCTATGCGCTGGGCAATGCCATGAATATGGGTGTGACGCTGGCGGTCTATGCGTCCCTGTGCAAGGAAGCGGGCACGCCGATGATCTTTCCCGGATCTTCTGCACAATGGCACGGGTTGAGCGATATGACCGACGCTCGCATCCTGGCGAAGCATTTACTGTGGGCTGCGACGACGGATGCTGCGAAGAATCAGGACTTCAACATTGTGAATGGGGATGTATTCCGTTGGAGTTGGATGTGGGAACGGTTGGCCAGCTTTTTCGGTGTGGAAGCCGCGCCGTTCACAGGCCAGGGTATTCCGCTGGAAGAACAGCTTGCGAACTCTGCTCCGCGTTGGAAAGCCATTGCAGAGAAGTATGGTCTGCAAGAATCCGATATAACCCGGCTTGTCTCGGCATGGCATACCGATGCTGACCTGGGGAGACCGATTGAAGTGGTGGCCGACATGAGTAAGAGTCGCCGCCTTGGTTTCCTCGACTTTCAGCCCACAGACGATAGCTTCTTCGATCTATTTACGCGCCTGCGTGAAGACCACATCATTCCCTAA
- a CDS encoding CTP synthase, whose translation MSAKYIFVTGGVVSSLGKGLAAASIGCLLEARGLRVNLMKFDPYLNVDPGTMSPFQHGEVFVTDDGAETDLDMGHYERFTHAKLSRDNNLTSGRIYEQVITKERRGDYLGKTVQVIPHVTNEIKNAMRKVATDCDVTIVEIGGTVGDIESLPFLEAIRQMRQDLGRDNTLFVHVTLVPWIAAAQELKTKPTQHSVKEMLSIGIQPDILLCRSERNLPREMRGKIAAFCNVEERAVIAARDVASIYELPLAFEAEHVDQLVLSYLRIDAGEADMTKWRELVHRAYHPKDEVHIGIVGKYVEYEDSYKSLKEALVHGALDANLKLKVTWIEAEGLETDDKSYEQQLDTFDGILVPGGFGKRGIEGMLNAIRYARESETPYFGICLGMQTACIEYARNVAGLKDANSSEFDPATPHRIIYKLRELTGVEEMGGTMRLGAWTCVMEPDSKASQAYGTTEISERHRHRYEFNREYEPILTGAGLRLTGTTPDATYVEIVEIPTHPYFVACQFHPEFKSKPLEPHPLFREFVKASYKNRMGRGRALSQESLTGIAQS comes from the coding sequence ATGTCTGCGAAATACATCTTTGTAACCGGCGGCGTTGTGTCATCACTCGGCAAGGGGCTGGCAGCAGCTTCTATCGGGTGCCTGCTGGAAGCGCGCGGTCTACGCGTAAACCTGATGAAGTTTGATCCGTATCTGAATGTGGATCCGGGTACTATGTCTCCCTTCCAGCACGGCGAAGTCTTTGTGACGGACGACGGCGCGGAAACCGACCTGGACATGGGTCATTACGAGCGCTTTACCCACGCGAAACTTTCTCGCGATAACAACCTGACCAGCGGACGCATCTACGAACAGGTCATCACCAAGGAGCGCCGCGGCGACTACCTGGGCAAGACCGTGCAGGTGATTCCGCATGTCACCAACGAAATCAAAAACGCCATGCGCAAGGTGGCCACCGACTGCGATGTGACCATCGTCGAAATCGGCGGCACGGTTGGCGATATCGAATCGCTTCCCTTCCTGGAAGCCATCCGCCAGATGCGTCAGGACCTGGGCCGCGACAACACGCTCTTCGTCCATGTGACGTTGGTGCCGTGGATTGCCGCTGCACAAGAACTAAAGACCAAGCCGACGCAGCACTCTGTGAAGGAGATGCTGTCCATCGGTATCCAGCCGGACATTCTACTGTGCCGTTCGGAGCGCAACCTTCCCCGCGAAATGCGCGGAAAGATTGCTGCCTTCTGCAACGTGGAAGAGCGTGCTGTGATCGCCGCTCGCGACGTGGCCAGCATCTATGAGCTGCCGCTGGCATTTGAAGCAGAACATGTCGATCAGCTTGTACTGAGCTATCTGCGCATTGACGCCGGTGAAGCAGATATGACGAAGTGGCGCGAACTGGTTCACAGGGCCTACCACCCTAAGGACGAAGTCCACATTGGCATCGTCGGCAAGTACGTTGAGTACGAAGACAGCTACAAGTCACTGAAGGAAGCGCTGGTTCACGGCGCTCTGGATGCAAACCTGAAGCTGAAGGTGACCTGGATCGAAGCCGAAGGGCTGGAGACCGACGATAAGAGCTACGAACAGCAGCTTGATACGTTCGACGGCATTCTGGTTCCCGGTGGATTCGGCAAGCGCGGTATCGAAGGCATGTTGAACGCCATTCGTTATGCGCGTGAGAGCGAGACGCCGTACTTCGGCATCTGCCTTGGCATGCAGACGGCTTGCATTGAGTACGCACGCAATGTGGCTGGGCTGAAGGACGCAAACTCCTCCGAGTTTGATCCTGCGACACCGCACCGCATCATCTACAAGCTGCGCGAGTTGACTGGCGTGGAAGAGATGGGCGGCACCATGCGCCTGGGCGCGTGGACGTGCGTGATGGAGCCGGATTCGAAGGCTTCACAGGCGTACGGCACCACGGAGATCAGCGAGCGTCACCGCCATCGTTACGAGTTCAATCGCGAGTACGAGCCCATCCTTACCGGAGCGGGTCTGCGGCTGACCGGAACGACGCCAGACGCTACTTACGTTGAGATCGTGGAAATCCCCACGCACCCGTACTTTGTAGCCTGCCAGTTCCATCCGGAATTCAAATCGAAGCCGCTGGAGCCGCATCCGCTGTTCCGCGAATTCGTGAAGGCCAGCTACAAGAACCGCATGGGCCGTGGGCGGGCTCTCTCGCAAGAATCGCTCACCGGAATTGCGCAATCGTAA
- a CDS encoding Mov34/MPN/PAD-1 family protein, translating to MLKLSQSDYEALRAHGEETYPHECCGILLGHAGEVNQVVEIMRAGNTRTDSAHNRYHIAPQELIKAQREGRKKGLDIVGFYHSHPDHPAQWSVTDFAEAHWFGCSYVITAVAQGKAEVTNAFLLRGTSEEDKQFEDEEVVVG from the coding sequence ATGTTGAAGCTGAGCCAATCCGACTACGAAGCACTGCGCGCACATGGCGAAGAAACCTATCCGCACGAATGTTGCGGCATTCTTCTGGGCCATGCGGGCGAGGTGAACCAGGTGGTCGAGATTATGCGTGCGGGCAATACGCGCACTGACTCCGCCCACAACCGCTATCACATTGCACCGCAGGAACTTATCAAGGCGCAGCGTGAGGGGCGGAAGAAGGGACTGGATATCGTCGGCTTCTATCACTCGCACCCCGACCATCCGGCGCAGTGGTCCGTTACGGACTTTGCCGAAGCCCACTGGTTCGGATGTAGCTACGTCATCACGGCCGTAGCGCAGGGCAAGGCCGAGGTGACGAATGCATTCCTTCTGCGCGGCACCAGCGAAGAGGACAAGCAGTTTGAGGACGAAGAAGTCGTCGTCGGCTAG